In Rhodohalobacter barkolensis, the following proteins share a genomic window:
- a CDS encoding outer membrane beta-barrel protein yields the protein MTNTEMRCCLGVILSLLLFVPGVMAQDSNDYRRVSLSLYGGATLGYPDDDNQIFGSNYNTFTETTYNFGGGVQYAISPFWSAELGYRYNTIKGVGEGGFETVIHSAYLKNTFNFNRLYRRNQISEWLNPYLILGFEQDFFKYELGNEDASGVESAILGGLGVAFSITNSVDVFSQFEVKMASNGLDNERRGFPFDQVGMATGGIRINFGRGDAKPLNLSPAVKRLTDDEYADFIQSTEDFKTASQEIEAQRAKMIEIEEQVNESERNSQEKIERLEEFTKILESRIDTLEYRLDNLEVSVAESAQEREQELKSEVPAGHYVQVFAATNYEASNRVKEIFHELLGDEFENPEEIVFVIKRGRFYEVLIGTFTQFEDAQTAHEIAVDRLSDAFIISFPRPLHLEDEYRGTAIVHD from the coding sequence ATGACTAACACAGAGATGAGATGCTGTTTGGGTGTGATTTTATCACTTCTTCTTTTTGTACCAGGTGTAATGGCACAGGATAGTAACGACTACAGGAGAGTAAGCCTTTCACTTTATGGTGGAGCAACTCTTGGCTATCCGGATGATGATAATCAGATCTTTGGCAGTAATTACAATACGTTTACTGAAACAACCTACAATTTTGGCGGGGGTGTTCAGTATGCCATTTCTCCATTCTGGTCGGCAGAGCTGGGTTACCGTTATAATACCATCAAAGGTGTTGGTGAAGGAGGATTTGAAACGGTTATTCATTCTGCATATTTAAAAAATACGTTCAACTTCAACAGACTCTACCGGCGCAACCAAATTTCTGAGTGGTTAAACCCCTATCTGATTTTAGGATTTGAACAGGACTTCTTTAAGTACGAGCTAGGTAACGAAGATGCTAGTGGAGTTGAGTCAGCTATCCTCGGTGGGTTGGGAGTGGCGTTCAGTATTACAAACTCTGTCGATGTTTTTTCACAGTTTGAAGTAAAAATGGCTTCCAACGGACTGGATAATGAACGACGGGGATTCCCTTTCGATCAGGTAGGAATGGCAACCGGAGGAATTCGCATCAACTTTGGCCGTGGTGATGCTAAACCACTTAATCTATCGCCGGCTGTTAAACGCCTAACAGATGATGAGTATGCTGACTTTATCCAAAGTACGGAGGATTTCAAGACGGCAAGTCAGGAGATAGAAGCTCAGCGTGCTAAGATGATTGAGATTGAAGAGCAAGTAAATGAATCTGAAAGGAATAGTCAGGAAAAAATTGAACGGCTGGAGGAGTTTACAAAAATATTGGAATCCAGAATTGATACGCTCGAGTACAGGCTCGACAATCTTGAAGTTTCAGTTGCAGAGTCTGCACAGGAACGAGAGCAGGAGCTGAAGAGTGAAGTCCCGGCCGGACACTACGTTCAGGTATTTGCTGCTACGAATTATGAAGCATCAAACCGTGTGAAGGAGATCTTTCACGAATTGCTGGGGGATGAATTTGAAAACCCTGAAGAGATTGTGTTTGTAATTAAACGAGGCAGGTTCTATGAGGTGTTGATCGGCACATTTACTCAATTTGAAGATGCACAAACAGCTCATGAAATTGCAGTAGACAGGCTATCAGATGCATTTATTATTTCATTTCCACGACCCCTGCATCTGGAGGATGAATATCGGGGCACTGCAATCGTACACGATTAA
- the hutU gene encoding urocanate hydratase encodes MENIQKNIKAPHGTKLSCKGWHQEAAMRMLMNNLDPDVAERPDEMIVYGGGGKAARNWESYHQIIKTLKRLENDETLLIQSGKPVGVFRTHEEAPRVLLANSHLVPRWATWEEFRKLDKMGLTMYGQMTAGSWIYIGSQGIVQGTYETFAECARQHFDGSLKGKLVVTAGLGGMGGAQPLAATMNGAAFLGIEVDESRIDMRIKTGYCDVKCTDLDDALDKVMNAKADGKALSVGLVGNVAEVLPELMHKGVIPDVLTDQTSAHDLRLGYIPAGYTLEQAAEKRETDPEAYENDVLDSMVAHVQTMLDMQKRGAVTFDYGNNLRGQVADHRGMKEAFDFPGFVPAYIRPLFCKGSGPFRWAALSGDPEDIAITDKAILETFPEKEALHRWIREAQEKIHFQGLPSRICWLEYGERAEMGEKFNWLVKKGKVKAPIVIGRDHLDTGSVASPNRETEAMKDGSDAIADWPLLNAMLNTASGASWVSLHHGGGVGIGYSIHAGMVCVADGTEMADRRLRRVLTNDPGSGVMRHADAGYELAQDVAKERGVDLPGITD; translated from the coding sequence ATGGAGAACATTCAGAAGAATATCAAAGCCCCACACGGAACGAAGCTAAGCTGCAAGGGATGGCACCAGGAAGCGGCCATGCGTATGCTGATGAACAACCTGGATCCGGATGTTGCCGAGCGGCCGGACGAGATGATTGTTTATGGAGGCGGAGGGAAAGCCGCACGAAACTGGGAGAGCTATCACCAAATTATTAAAACACTGAAACGGCTTGAAAATGATGAGACACTGCTGATTCAAAGTGGTAAGCCGGTCGGAGTTTTTCGCACGCATGAAGAGGCTCCCCGGGTGCTGCTTGCCAACTCTCACCTGGTCCCGCGATGGGCCACATGGGAAGAGTTTCGCAAGCTTGACAAAATGGGGCTTACCATGTACGGACAGATGACGGCCGGATCGTGGATTTACATCGGCTCGCAGGGAATTGTACAAGGTACCTATGAAACTTTTGCCGAGTGTGCCCGGCAGCATTTTGACGGATCGCTGAAAGGAAAATTGGTTGTCACAGCCGGACTTGGCGGAATGGGCGGGGCTCAGCCGCTTGCCGCCACTATGAACGGAGCCGCTTTTCTGGGAATTGAGGTGGACGAGAGCCGGATCGATATGCGTATCAAAACGGGCTACTGCGATGTAAAATGCACCGATCTGGATGACGCTTTGGATAAGGTGATGAATGCCAAGGCCGATGGAAAGGCACTGTCTGTAGGATTAGTGGGAAATGTGGCAGAAGTTCTTCCCGAACTGATGCACAAAGGTGTGATTCCGGATGTATTGACCGACCAAACTTCCGCTCACGACCTCCGGCTTGGATATATCCCCGCCGGCTACACTCTCGAGCAAGCTGCCGAAAAACGCGAAACTGATCCTGAAGCATATGAAAACGATGTTCTGGATTCGATGGTGGCCCACGTTCAAACCATGCTCGACATGCAAAAGCGCGGAGCCGTCACATTCGATTATGGAAATAACCTGCGGGGTCAGGTGGCTGATCACCGCGGCATGAAAGAAGCCTTCGATTTCCCGGGATTTGTGCCGGCCTATATTCGTCCGCTCTTTTGCAAGGGATCCGGGCCGTTCCGCTGGGCAGCCCTCTCCGGTGATCCCGAAGATATTGCTATCACAGATAAAGCCATTCTCGAAACCTTCCCTGAAAAAGAGGCTCTGCATCGATGGATACGCGAGGCGCAGGAGAAAATCCACTTCCAGGGTTTGCCTTCTCGAATCTGCTGGCTGGAATATGGCGAGCGGGCTGAAATGGGAGAGAAGTTCAATTGGCTGGTCAAAAAAGGGAAGGTCAAGGCGCCAATTGTCATTGGCCGCGATCATCTCGATACCGGTTCGGTTGCCTCACCAAATAGGGAAACCGAGGCGATGAAAGACGGCTCGGATGCCATTGCCGACTGGCCGCTACTCAACGCTATGCTTAACACGGCCAGCGGAGCGAGCTGGGTGAGTCTGCATCACGGGGGTGGAGTCGGTATTGGATATTCCATTCACGCGGGAATGGTATGCGTTGCCGACGGTACGGAAATGGCCGACCGCAGACTGCGCCGGGTTCTCACTAACGATCCCGGATCCGGGGTGATGCGTCACGCTGATGCCGGGTACGAACTGGCTCAGGATGTAGCCAAAGAACGAGGTGTTGACCTGCCCGGAATTACAGATTAA
- a CDS encoding DUF456 domain-containing protein, translated as METILIIFGILLMITGLIGAFLPILPGLPFSYVGLLMLQLTENPPFSLRFMIVWAVIVVMIQFLEQIASVAGAKKMGASSYGIWGSIIGAVVGFFMFPPLGIVFGPIIGAYVGELINKKTSQEALRSAMGAVLGFFVSTFIKVIVALIMAYHFVVNAF; from the coding sequence ATGGAAACCATCCTCATTATATTCGGAATTCTTTTGATGATCACCGGATTGATCGGTGCATTTCTCCCAATCCTGCCGGGTCTTCCATTCTCCTATGTGGGCCTGTTGATGCTTCAACTTACTGAAAACCCGCCCTTCAGCTTGCGTTTTATGATCGTCTGGGCAGTCATCGTAGTCATGATTCAGTTTTTGGAGCAGATCGCCTCTGTGGCCGGAGCGAAAAAGATGGGTGCTTCATCCTATGGAATCTGGGGAAGTATTATTGGGGCTGTCGTTGGCTTTTTCATGTTCCCGCCATTAGGAATTGTTTTCGGGCCGATCATCGGTGCGTACGTTGGTGAACTGATCAACAAAAAAACTTCTCAGGAAGCACTCCGGTCGGCAATGGGAGCCGTATTGGGATTTTTTGTCAGCACCTTCATCAAAGTGATTGTAGCCCTGATCATGGCTTACCATTTTGTAGTCAATGCATTTTGA
- a CDS encoding GyrI-like domain-containing protein, with protein sequence MKVVTLPEITLIGIEVKAHWKELHQKIPTAWEQLFTRKEELTNRTTDTYTEISVNVKDEIYTQLVGAEVKTGQPVPAGMTSLQIPKQSYLHFHHTGPLTEIAESFGNMYQWAEENGITTGEFKIDRGYLPGLPDSPHDLYIKIVK encoded by the coding sequence ATGAAAGTTGTTACACTGCCCGAAATCACTCTCATTGGAATCGAGGTTAAAGCCCATTGGAAAGAGCTCCATCAAAAAATACCCACTGCATGGGAACAGCTTTTCACCCGAAAAGAAGAGTTAACGAATCGTACCACAGATACTTACACTGAAATATCTGTAAACGTGAAAGACGAGATCTATACTCAACTTGTGGGTGCAGAAGTAAAAACAGGCCAGCCGGTTCCGGCGGGAATGACCTCTCTTCAAATTCCCAAACAGTCTTATCTGCATTTTCATCACACCGGGCCACTCACCGAAATTGCCGAGTCATTCGGCAATATGTATCAGTGGGCTGAAGAAAATGGCATCACCACTGGTGAGTTTAAAATAGACCGCGGCTACCTGCCAGGCCTGCCTGATTCCCCTCACGATCTATACATTAAAATTGTAAAGTAA
- the hutH gene encoding histidine ammonia-lyase has protein sequence MENVSISNLYSDLNKRINQLKKEKKALTDSRKVVEDALKDGNAYYGINTGFGALAGKRVNDADLKQLQRNLILSHSVGVGNLVPKVISRLMLQLKVHALAIGYSGISEETFDRLMLFIENDWIPAIPEKGSVGASGDLAPLAHMSLPLLGFGEFWNEEGTATVPADEVLKKNGLDPIDLQPKDGLSLINGTQLMSAYGSFVLEKSLHLLKMADVIAAMSLEALQGSIRPFDERIHKIRPHHGQKNVAENVRNLLAESEILESHRHCGKVQDPYCLRCVPQVHGASRDAIDHAVSVVQTEINSVTDNPLVFPDGDIISGGNFHGQPLALVLDFAKIALAEIASISERRTYLLLEGHDGLPKLLMQETGINSGFMIPQYTSAALVSENKVLCHPSSVDSIPTSLGQEDHVSMGSISALHLLKVYENVEQVLGIELFTAAQALDFRKPLRPGKGVEKTHGVIRETIPHAAEDQYFKDDISQAVDLLRGTEMLEKAENIINKKLN, from the coding sequence ATGGAAAACGTTAGCATTAGCAATCTGTATAGTGATTTAAATAAGCGAATCAATCAGCTTAAAAAAGAGAAGAAGGCACTGACTGATTCCCGGAAAGTAGTGGAAGATGCACTGAAGGATGGCAACGCCTACTACGGAATCAATACCGGGTTTGGCGCGTTGGCCGGAAAAAGGGTAAACGATGCTGATCTGAAGCAGCTCCAGCGAAACCTGATTCTTTCTCACTCGGTAGGCGTCGGGAACCTGGTTCCGAAGGTGATCTCTCGCCTGATGCTGCAGCTAAAAGTTCACGCCCTCGCCATCGGGTACTCCGGAATATCTGAGGAGACGTTCGACCGGTTAATGCTTTTCATCGAAAACGACTGGATTCCGGCCATTCCCGAAAAGGGAAGTGTCGGAGCCTCGGGTGATCTTGCCCCGCTGGCGCATATGTCACTCCCGCTGCTCGGTTTTGGTGAGTTTTGGAATGAAGAGGGAACAGCTACAGTGCCGGCTGATGAAGTATTAAAAAAGAACGGACTGGACCCGATCGATCTTCAGCCCAAAGATGGATTGTCCCTGATTAACGGAACGCAGTTGATGAGTGCCTATGGTTCCTTCGTTCTAGAAAAATCACTCCATCTGCTCAAAATGGCGGATGTGATTGCGGCGATGAGCCTGGAGGCGCTTCAGGGGAGCATCAGGCCGTTTGATGAACGTATTCATAAAATCCGTCCGCATCACGGTCAAAAAAATGTAGCTGAAAATGTTCGAAATTTGTTGGCGGAAAGTGAAATTCTGGAATCACACCGCCACTGCGGAAAAGTGCAGGATCCGTACTGTCTGAGGTGTGTGCCGCAGGTTCACGGAGCCAGCCGTGATGCAATCGATCACGCCGTCTCCGTGGTTCAAACAGAGATCAACTCCGTTACCGATAACCCGCTTGTTTTCCCGGATGGAGATATCATCAGTGGTGGAAATTTTCACGGCCAGCCACTGGCTCTTGTTCTTGATTTTGCAAAAATTGCCCTCGCTGAAATTGCGAGCATTTCCGAAAGAAGAACCTACCTGCTGCTTGAGGGACACGACGGTCTTCCCAAACTCCTGATGCAGGAGACCGGCATCAACTCCGGATTTATGATTCCGCAGTACACCTCCGCAGCACTTGTTTCTGAAAACAAGGTGTTGTGTCATCCCTCATCAGTTGATTCCATCCCAACATCACTTGGCCAGGAAGATCATGTGAGTATGGGCAGCATCAGCGCACTCCATCTGTTGAAAGTGTATGAAAATGTGGAGCAGGTTTTGGGAATTGAACTCTTTACAGCAGCCCAGGCGCTCGACTTCAGGAAACCGCTTCGACCCGGAAAAGGAGTAGAAAAAACACATGGAGTGATCAGAGAAACCATTCCCCATGCAGCAGAAGATCAGTACTTTAAAGATGACATCAGCCAGGCTGTAGATTTACTGCGTGGAACCGAGATGCTTGAGAAAGCTGAAAACATTATCAATAAAAAACTGAACTGA
- the hutI gene encoding imidazolonepropionase codes for MPVLKNISTLYTCIDDGGQAEIHPIKNGVIVWIGETIEWVGRESELPEKYQSEKSFDAGGKMVIPGLVDCHTHLCFGGWRADEFEMRIQGRSYLDIAKAGGGILSTVKATREASEDELYEKAAGLLKEIQKQGVTAIECKSGYGLSLEDELKQLRVYKRLSEETVVHMVSTFLGAHTIPPEFKENRKGYIDLVINKMIPAVAQENLAEFCDIFVEESAFTIDEARTIFEAGKKHGLTPKLHADQLSSGGGAELAAEVGAASADHLEQISDEGIKQMAEKHVVGVTLPLASLYTQQPYLNCRNLVDSGVEVAVATDFNPGSAPTFDLPLAMMLTCNHGRLTPAEVLKGATIYASKAINRGEQFGSIETGKSADFLVIDADNVNEWMYHYKGSRMEFGFLKGKQIN; via the coding sequence ATGCCCGTTCTCAAAAACATCTCGACTCTTTATACCTGCATTGATGACGGCGGTCAGGCAGAAATACACCCGATAAAAAACGGTGTTATTGTTTGGATCGGTGAAACGATCGAGTGGGTCGGAAGAGAGTCTGAACTACCGGAAAAATATCAGTCAGAAAAGAGTTTTGACGCCGGCGGGAAAATGGTTATTCCCGGATTGGTGGACTGCCATACACACCTCTGCTTTGGAGGCTGGCGTGCTGATGAGTTTGAGATGCGCATTCAGGGGCGAAGCTACCTCGACATAGCCAAAGCCGGCGGCGGGATTCTCTCCACCGTTAAGGCGACTCGAGAAGCATCGGAAGATGAACTTTATGAAAAAGCGGCCGGACTGCTTAAGGAAATTCAAAAGCAGGGCGTCACAGCCATTGAGTGCAAAAGCGGCTACGGACTCTCACTTGAGGATGAGCTCAAACAGCTCCGGGTTTATAAACGATTGAGTGAAGAGACGGTTGTGCACATGGTATCGACGTTTCTCGGGGCACACACCATTCCACCTGAGTTTAAAGAGAATCGAAAAGGCTACATCGATCTGGTTATTAATAAGATGATTCCGGCCGTGGCTCAGGAGAATCTCGCCGAGTTTTGCGATATTTTCGTGGAGGAGTCAGCATTTACGATCGATGAAGCAAGAACCATTTTTGAAGCAGGCAAAAAGCACGGTCTAACCCCAAAACTCCATGCTGATCAGCTTTCATCGGGAGGTGGTGCAGAACTCGCTGCTGAAGTAGGAGCCGCCAGTGCCGATCACCTGGAACAGATTTCGGATGAAGGGATCAAGCAAATGGCGGAAAAACATGTAGTCGGTGTTACACTTCCGCTCGCCTCCCTCTATACACAGCAGCCTTACCTCAACTGCAGAAATCTGGTAGATAGTGGAGTGGAAGTAGCCGTTGCCACGGATTTCAATCCGGGTTCAGCCCCAACCTTTGATCTCCCGCTTGCCATGATGCTTACCTGCAACCATGGCCGACTCACTCCGGCTGAAGTTTTAAAAGGGGCTACTATTTATGCATCCAAAGCGATAAACCGGGGCGAACAATTCGGCTCCATCGAAACGGGAAAATCTGCTGATTTTTTAGTCATCGATGCCGACAATGTGAACGAATGGATGTATCATTACAAAGGTTCAAGAATGGAATTCGGATTTCTGAAGG